GGCCGCGCATGCGCTGGTGGAGCCGGGCCAGTCGATCGTCTATGCCGAGTACTCGTTCGCGGTGTACGCGCTGGCCACGCAGGAGATCGGCGCCCGCGCCATCGAAGTGCCCGCGCGCGACTACGGCCATGACCTGGACGCGATGGCCGCGGCGATTGCACCGGATACGCGCCTGGTCTTTATCGCCAACCCCAACAACCCGACCGGCACCTTCCTGCCGGCTGCGCAGCTCGAAGCCTTCCTGCAGCGGGTGCCGCGCCATGTCGTGGTGGTGCTGGACGAGGCCTACAACGAGTACCTCGATGCCGACCAGCAATACGATGCGATTGCCTGGGTGCGCCGCTATCCCAACCTGCTGGTGTCGCGCACGTTCTCCAAGGCCTATGGCCTGGCGGGGCTGCGCATCGGCTATGCGGTGGCGCAGCCGGAACTGACCGACCTGCTGAACCGCATCCGCCAGCCGTTCAACGTCAACAGCGTGGCGCAGGCAGCCGCCATGGCTGCGCTGGCCGATACCGGTTTCCTGCGCCGCAGCGCGGAACTGAACCGTGACGGCAAGCGGCAGCTGACCGAGGCGTTCGACCGGCTCGGCCTGGAATACGTGCCGTCGTCCGGGAATTTCGTGCTGGTGCGGGTGGGCGACGATGATGGCGCCGGCGCGCACGTGAACCTGGCGTTGCTCAGGCAGGGCGTGATCGTGCGCCCGGTGGGCAACTACAACCTGCCGCGCTGGCTGCGCGTGACCATCGGCTTGCCGGAAGAAAACGCGGCGTTTATCGCGGCGCTGGAGCGGGCGCTGGCCTGAGCCCGGCCGCTGCCAACGCCGGTGGCCTTGCCACCCGATGATTGACCTCGGTCTGAACCGAACTACCGCCGCTTGCGGCCTGTGATTGTGAGTGCATTGCATTTTTCCCGTGTTGTCATTGTCGGCGTCGGCCTGATCGGCGGCTCGCTCGCGCTGGCGCTCAAGCGCGCCGGCGTGGTGGGCACGGTGGTCGGGGTGGGGCGCTCGGCCGCTTCGCTGCAGAAGGCGCTGGACCTCGGTGTGATCGACGAGGCCGCGACGCTGGCCGATGCCGCGCGCGGTGCCAGCGTGATCGTGCTGTGCGCGCCGGTGGCGCAGAACTTTGCCTTGCTGCACGCGCTAGAGCCGCACCTGCAGCCGGGCACCATCGTCACCGATGCCGGCAGCACCAAGTCCGACGTGATCGTCGCGGCCAAGACCGCGCTGGGCGACAAGGCCGCGCAGTTCGTCCCCGCGCACCCGATCGCCGGGCGCGAGCTCAACGGCGTCGAGGCCGCGCTGCCGGACCTGTATGTGGGCAAGAAGACGGTGCTGTGCCCGCTGCAGGAAAACGCGCGCGCCGACGTCGCCGCCGTGCGCGCCATGTGGGAAAGCGCTGGCGCGGATTGCCACGTGATGTCGGCGGTGCAGCACGACGCCGTGTTTGCCGCTGTCAGCCACCTGCCGCATGTGCTGTCGTACGCGCTGGTAGCCCAGGTGGCCAATGCGGAAGACGCGGCGCTGAAGCTGGATTTCGCCGGCGGCGGTTTCCGCGACTTTACGCGTATCGCGGCCTCGTCCCCGGAGATGTGGCGCGACATCTGCGTGGCCAATCGCGAGGCGCTGCTGCGCGAGCTGCAGACCTACCAATCCGTGCTGGCGCACCTGAAGACGCTGATCGAGAAGGGCGACGGCGATGCGCTCGAGCGCATCTTCACGCGCGCCAGCAAGACCCGCCTGGCCTGGGGCACCGAGCGTGCCGCGGGCAACCATATCGAACCCTGATGGCCTTGGCCACTCGCCCGACCGCGGCGCCCCGGCGCCCACGACATCCATGGAACACCTGACGCTAGGCCCCCTGACCCGCGCCACCGGCACCGTCCGGCTGCCGGGCTCGAAGAGCATCTCCAACCGCGTACTGCTGCTGGCCGCGCTGGCCAACGGCGAGACCCGCGTGCGCGACCTGCTCGATTCCGACGACACCCGCGTAATGCTGCAGGCGCTGCGTACGCTGGGCGTGGCATGGCGCCAGGACGGGCCCGACTACATCGTCACCGGCGCCGGCGGCAACTTTCCGGTCAAGTCGGCCGAGCTGTTCATGGGCAACGCCGGCACCGCGATCCGTCCGCTGACCGCCGCGCTGGCGCTGCAGGGCGGCAGCTACAAGCTGTCCGGAGTGCCGCGCATGCACGAGCGGCCGATCGGCGACCTCGTCGATGGCCTGCGCCAGGTCGGCGCGGTGATCGACTACCTTGGCAACGAAGGCTTCCCGCCGCTGCATATCCAGCCGGCCAGCCTGCGCATCGACGCGCCGATCCGCGTGCGCGGCGACGTCTCGAGCCAGTTCCTGACCGCACTGCTGATGAGCCTGCCGCTGGCGCAGTCCGCCAGCGGCCGCATCGAGATCGAAGTGGTGGGCGAGCTGATCTCCAAGCCGTATATCGAGATCACGCTGAACCTGCTTGCGCGTTTCGGCATCGAGGTGGAGCGGCAGGGCTGGGAGCGCTTCATCCTGCCGGCCGGGACGGCTTACCGCTCGCCGGGCGAGATCTTTGTCGAGGGCGACGCGTCGTCGGCGTCGTATTTCCTCGCCGCCGGGGCCATCGGCGGCGGTCCGGTGCGGGTCGAAGGCGTCGGCATGGCCAGCATCCAGGGCGATGTGCGCTTTGCCGATGCGCTCAACCGCATGGGCGCCAATGTGATGGCGGGCGACAACTGGATCGAAGTGCGCGGCACGGAGCGCGACGACGGGCGCCTGCATGGCATCGAGCTGGACTGCAACCATATTCCCGATGCGGCCATGACGCTGGCGGTGGCGGCGCTGTTTGCCGAAGGCACCACCACACTGACCAACATTGCCAGCTGGCGCGTCAAGGAAACCGACCGCATCGCGGCGATGGCAACGGAACTGCGCAAGCTGGGTGCGGTCGTGGAGGAGGGCGCCGACTACCTGCGGGTGACGCCGCCACAGCCCTGGCAGACGCCGGCCGACGGCATTGGCACCTATGATGACCATCGCATGGCGATGTGTTTCTCGCTGGCCGCGTTCGGGCCGCTGCCGGTGCGGATCAACGATCCGGGCTGCGTGGCGAAGACGTTCCCGGACTATTTCAGCGTATTTGCCGGCGTTACGCGCTGACCAGGCCGGCGCCGGCGCCCCCGTTGCCGGGCGCCGCGGCATTGGCGGGCGTGGCCGACGACACCTGGCGGCGTTCGCGCTTGTCCCAGTATCGGTCGAAGAAGTAGTGGGCCACGGTATTGATGGCGGGTTCGATAAAGGTGACCGCACCGCTCACGGCGAGGCTGCCGGTCAGCGCATAGGTCACGCTGAACGCGATGCCGAGGTGCATGATGCCGAACGTCAG
The window above is part of the Cupriavidus taiwanensis LMG 19424 genome. Proteins encoded here:
- the hisC gene encoding histidinol-phosphate transaminase, with protein sequence MAEQGKQGGATTVFGPDYVRAISPYVAGKPISEVAREFGLDEAGIVKLASNENPLGMPDSARAAVAAAVAELGRYPDANGFALKGALSARFGVPAEWLTLGNGSNDILELAAHALVEPGQSIVYAEYSFAVYALATQEIGARAIEVPARDYGHDLDAMAAAIAPDTRLVFIANPNNPTGTFLPAAQLEAFLQRVPRHVVVVLDEAYNEYLDADQQYDAIAWVRRYPNLLVSRTFSKAYGLAGLRIGYAVAQPELTDLLNRIRQPFNVNSVAQAAAMAALADTGFLRRSAELNRDGKRQLTEAFDRLGLEYVPSSGNFVLVRVGDDDGAGAHVNLALLRQGVIVRPVGNYNLPRWLRVTIGLPEENAAFIAALERALA
- a CDS encoding prephenate dehydrogenase is translated as MSALHFSRVVIVGVGLIGGSLALALKRAGVVGTVVGVGRSAASLQKALDLGVIDEAATLADAARGASVIVLCAPVAQNFALLHALEPHLQPGTIVTDAGSTKSDVIVAAKTALGDKAAQFVPAHPIAGRELNGVEAALPDLYVGKKTVLCPLQENARADVAAVRAMWESAGADCHVMSAVQHDAVFAAVSHLPHVLSYALVAQVANAEDAALKLDFAGGGFRDFTRIAASSPEMWRDICVANREALLRELQTYQSVLAHLKTLIEKGDGDALERIFTRASKTRLAWGTERAAGNHIEP
- the aroA gene encoding 3-phosphoshikimate 1-carboxyvinyltransferase — encoded protein: MEHLTLGPLTRATGTVRLPGSKSISNRVLLLAALANGETRVRDLLDSDDTRVMLQALRTLGVAWRQDGPDYIVTGAGGNFPVKSAELFMGNAGTAIRPLTAALALQGGSYKLSGVPRMHERPIGDLVDGLRQVGAVIDYLGNEGFPPLHIQPASLRIDAPIRVRGDVSSQFLTALLMSLPLAQSASGRIEIEVVGELISKPYIEITLNLLARFGIEVERQGWERFILPAGTAYRSPGEIFVEGDASSASYFLAAGAIGGGPVRVEGVGMASIQGDVRFADALNRMGANVMAGDNWIEVRGTERDDGRLHGIELDCNHIPDAAMTLAVAALFAEGTTTLTNIASWRVKETDRIAAMATELRKLGAVVEEGADYLRVTPPQPWQTPADGIGTYDDHRMAMCFSLAAFGPLPVRINDPGCVAKTFPDYFSVFAGVTR
- a CDS encoding DUF2061 domain-containing protein; protein product: MAKTLTFGIMHLGIAFSVTYALTGSLAVSGAVTFIEPAINTVAHYFFDRYWDKRERRQVSSATPANAAAPGNGGAGAGLVSA